A region from the Ammospiza caudacuta isolate bAmmCau1 chromosome 4, bAmmCau1.pri, whole genome shotgun sequence genome encodes:
- the LOC131557288 gene encoding T-cell surface glycoprotein CD8 alpha chain-like, translating to MDTSPAPLLLLALGFCCPGIYGQKLEMKVRSPKDIGQLRVGQRLELECHTDRSHGASWIRQDSSGTLHFIAFINSMSRLTFEGGQRTSTRFEASKDSTIYRLAVTSFTPRDQGSYFCVMNLNQMLHFSPGQRAFLPATTVLAPSTPGPTTQGGTTEEPNLTTADPDSRMQEDLDSSCLAFLCVTLAGLCLLLLQLLATTIVLHQLKVAPTPSRCTSGLKPQPCPRECAGCFGRCGTTGHSAGEGSLQ from the exons gctgccctgggatcTACGGCCAGAAACTTGAGATGAAGGTCAGGTCTCCCAAGGACATCGGGCAGCTCCGGGTGGGAcagaggctggagctggagtgTCACACTGACAGGAGCCATGGGGCATCCTGGATCCGCCAGGACAGCAGTGGGACCCTTCACTTCATTGCCTTCATCAATTCCATGTCCCGGCTCACGTTTGAGGGGGGGCAGAGAACGTCCACACGCTTTGAGGCGAGCAAAGACAGCACGATCTATCGGCTGGCAGTGACATCTTTCACACCACGGGACCAGGGCAGCTATTTCTGTGTGATGAATCTCAACCAAATGCTGCACTTCAGCCCTGGCCAGCGAGCCTTCCTCCCAG CCACCACTGTACTGGCACCCAGCACTCCAGGACCCACCACCCAGGGGGGCACCACTGAGGAGCCCAACCTCACAACTGCAGATCCAG ACAGCAGAATGCAGGAAGACCTGGATTCCTCCTGTCTCGCCTTCCTCTGTGTCACTTTGGCagggctctgcctcctgctcctccagctcctggccacCACCATCGTGCTGCATCAACTTAAGGTTGCACCTACCCCCTCTAGGTGCACCTCAGGCCTGAAaccacagccctgtccccgAGAATGTGCTGGCTGCTTTGGGAGGTGTGGGACAACAGGACACAGTGCAGGAGAAGGATCCCTGCAATAG